In Mytilus edulis chromosome 8, xbMytEdul2.2, whole genome shotgun sequence, the genomic window tttctaatcacaaaattgtgttttttcctgtataatccatacaaaatgtgtcattttgtcacgccctgtagcttgagaaaatgcgcggtgacctatcatttttataacatttttcaacatatatcaatagatactacgttttggcaaagtatgaacaaattctatcagtTTTTATTTAACCAGATGTGCATCTCTGTTCTGacaattaatttaataaaaagacTCCTTCACTCTACACTGTGTGTTCCTTAAAACAACAACCTACACTTGCACAGAAAATCCAGTACCTTCCAATTTTAACTGGTTCACACAATAGAATATTTTACACATTAAGTAGAAATAAAGTATGTTGTTGTTACACAACCCTTACCTTATCACAACAAAAAAATGCCTATATGTATATACGGCAATTTGTTATTAACGGTAACCAGTCCTCAACTGCTTGTGGTTTCTTTTCCAAACAATGCAAGACATCTAGAACACTTTCCATAACATTGGACAAACTTTTTATCATACTTGCAtcgatttgtttttatatctttcaGAGATCTAATACTGAAAACAATGTTTGATAATTATAATCCTGCGATACCACCGAATTATAATGATGGTGAGTAAAAAGGTTCTAAAGTCAAATCTAAAACAATAAATTGTACACAGTCTATCAGGTTTTCCTTTTCAATGAGTTTGAAATATTGAAAGCAGTATAATTAAATAAAACTCTAATCAAGTTATGTTATGATATTTTAAGTTGAGTTTAAAAGCACGGAGTCctgaaaaacatgattttttaaagacttcttaaatttgttttaatatgcTGGTATGCAGAAAGGTTTGGTGtaaaatgtcaatgaaacagcaattcAAAGACACAAAATGCCAGAAGATAATGTCATCTAAAGgtcaatatacaaataaattcgAACTAggcataaacaaacaacaggaaCATTTTCCGTGTAAACTTAATTCAACAGCAATAATATAAAACTTGCATGTTCTGTTAGGGATTTAAGTATCTAAACCTGCAAATTTGTTGTTACCATTTGGACAGAGGAGAGAGATTAAATTAATTAAAGTTACCGAACTACAAAGGTTTACATTACTTTTCCAAATGTTATTCCTTGATGGATTGAATggtttttaacgccactttcagcgcGTTTTGCTATTTCTTGATAGTTAGTTTTTAAATTGGAAGAGGAAGCCGGAATGTTTTGAGATAACTATCGATCTTTGGCAGGAAAACTGAGAATCGTAGTCAATTAAGATAACAGTCGAACACACCTACAACGTGCGAGGTACGTAATCACGatctcagtgttgacaggctggGGATACACTTATTTGACTACTTAGATCACGGAAAGCGACGCACCTTAAAACATATGAGAGTATATATAGTTATTATAGTAATAGTACATTCTAGTAAGAATCAAAACCATTTTTCATAATCGctcatgtaattttattttagatgAACCACTGATAGTTGACATACAAGTGTATATACTGAGCATCGATTCAATGAGTGATTTGTCAAAGGTATAAACAGTACAGTTGAAATTCACTAAATATATTATGCAATTTCATTTATATGGATAAAGTTTCAGACTGCATACATTTATTATAGAAAACATTATGATAGATGTTAGCTTATCTTAAACTAGAAATATGCTAGCTTCACGACTTTACTACATTTAAACTTGTAcgttgtaaaaagtaaaacacaAGAAAACTAAATttagaggaaaattcaaaacggaaagtccctaattcaATGGCAAAGTTGTAACTTTGCCATtgaattagggactttccgttttgaattttcctctacACATAAATCGAAtggtaaacaactgtcatatttctgacttgctgcaggcatttacttatgtagtaaatggtggatttaacctggttttatagctagctaaacctcccacttgtacaGTATGACAGTCgataaattccattatattgacaacgattaatgaacaaaacaaacaaacagatgcatTTAAACTATTGAATTTAAGAAATTACATTACTAATCTTTTAGTTATTTGCAACCAAAATTAGACGTACCTTCTCGGATGAGTAAAACCGTTTATTCTGGATAAACTGTTATCAAAACCAATAAGAACCAATTATTCTGAAAGCAAGtacttctgtttattattatattggAGTTTGAACTCCCAAGCCATTATCAATGTAATGTTATTAACTTTACTAATAACGGTACAACatatgcgcattttgacaatgaACTTCTCTTTAATGATGATAGAGGCCAAaccatttgaaatccaaaacctTAGAATAGCAATAGTTGAAATTCGACATTTGATTTACTAGTTCCTATCATATCCTAACCTTACGGAAACTATAACAAACAATCGTCAATCTTTTAATTAATAACATTGATGTATACACAATTATTATATTCGTcgttaaaaaaagtatttttttttatcaatttacaaCTGCCATGTGCATGTCAAAATCCTTCAAAGAAACAGTGACTAACAGagacatttttttatcattattacagGATTTTGCTATGAGCATATTTCTGCGACAAAGATGGACAGATAAGCGTCTAAAGTACGATCGGATAGAAGGTGTTCCAGCTTTACAACTAAATACAAAGTCTATAAACGGAGTATGGGTGCCGGACTTATTCATTTTGAATGAGAAACGAGCAACTATTCACAATGTAGTTGTGCCAAATAAATTATTGCACATACAACCCGATGGTTCTATACTCTACAGCATTAGGTAATCATTTAGTTACCATACACTCTTAAGTTAAATTGAAAGTATAAAATTAAGAagttgtggtataattgccaataagacaaatctcCACCAAAGATACAATACTATAGAATTTAACAACTGTTATAATAGATcaatttacggccttcaacaatggacaaaacCCGTTACACAAAGTTAGCCTTGAAGGGTCTCAACATGACATGTGTTAAACAATCAAAACATgaaaactaacgacctgatttatgtacaaaacaattaaggaaaaataaatatgatatacagcaacatgTAAACAACAAGCAGGTTCCTGACTTGAGacaagcacatacagaatgtagcgaGTTATATATTGCATCCCTCCCAAGTGTTGAATGTGGTATAGAAATATAATCTTCCCTAGACTTCTCTCCGTTTCACCAATAAAAGCATTTCTAAAACCGTGCGTCCGTTTGGAAGTACGGAATGTTTGAATTCGAAGCCATTTCCTGTTGTGAACAAAGAGTGGGTATCAAGCCTTCTGTGCGTTCAAGAACTGTATGCAACATCTGTTTAAGGAATCCGTATATTTCTTGTTGCTAGGTATAATTTCTGTCCCTGCCCAACAAAGGATTATACTTTTCTCGCTGTTTACCTTGGTCAACCCTTTCTTTTAAAGAATTAAACTTCTGTTACGAAAAATACGATGAATTTAttacaatacatttataaaataattggATTTATTATGTACGGTAGACGAAAAATACGATGAATATATtacaatacatttaaaaaatatttggatTTATTATGTACGGAAGTAGTTATTATTTACACAAATGCACATCGAACTAATTTTTTATCAGATGTATATAATAAAACTAGCCACTCTTATTCGCATAAATTTCgaagtaaaattgaaatattgggGACACGAAGAATCGGAAATCAATATGCTAGTGATGTCAAACTATATACCATGAGATAATGGCAACATATTAATTACTGAACATCATAGTTCAGTATAACTACCGTTGTCTGTCAAATTATTTGCACAATATATGTAACGTCCGTCCATGGTGTCAATTTAAATATctcatttatataaatgtaagATACTACAGAACCATGAATGTCTGTTTCATGTAGTTTATACAAAATGAACAGTTTATAATAATGATAGACGACAAATACAATGTTTTCAGATTTGCTTTCACGCAATAAGAGAACTAAAAAGGCTGAAAGAATATGTCGAAACCGTTTCTTTAGTCCGAGTAATTCAATTGTTTATGATTTCTTTCTTGGTCGTCTGAAAACAGCTCCTTCTCTTATAATATACATGTCCATAATCTGAACAGAAAACAAGAATATGATGTATAAATTCCTACGTGGTACACATTTTGACAATCTTGTCAAAATGTGACGCACAAAATTTGTTACATTTCAATTCAGTGAAGTTTTTGAGTTTACGATATTTTATTCCCTTTTTATCCGATTTTATTAACAAGGCTTGGTCTTCACGAATTGTTTTCTttcgattctttttttttttcatgaagtGCAAAATGTTTACTGTTAAAtctttgtgttttgtcaattTTGGCATTTAGTTTATCCACcatctgtttgattttattttgattaaagcACAGTAACAAATATTTCTTGCGTTCAGGACGATTGTCTATAATATAAAATGTGTTAATTGGTGAAAGGGAACCATTTTGTTTTGCAACATACAATCGAAGGATGACTGAATGAATATATGTAATGTTTGTTAGCACACATATTTTGACTTTACCTTATGAATGTATGACGCACTTTCTATAACGTCTCCATTTTGACCGATTTCTAGTATTTGTGAGAAAGGATGCTCTTTTTTAATTCCTTAATTCCAAAttcatttataaattgtatttaaaCATTATCGATTTTGTTACTGGTTCACATAACATGTTGTATTGTTGTGAATTATTATAAGTATTATCTATTTTATGCTTTTCAAGAATTAATGGAACATAACATGTGACAAATTTTATTTATGGTAAATCTTCAAAACTAAATTGATAGGTATCCAAATTTAAATGGTTtttaatataatgaaataaatatattcggTCTACAATATTTGCCTATATTTTCTTATAATTCGGTAAACATGAATGGTGTCGAAGTGTTGCCAATTGTGCTATTATTGTTTTTTCGGGAAAAGATGCGCTATTTTGTAACACTATCTGATCATCATGCCATTTGTTTTGTGTTTAGCTGAATAAAATATTCACATAGCTTTTTTGTATTACCCTGTTTTAGCTCTGGCACTATAAAAATAAATGGACGATTTGTTTATCATACCAATTTAATCTTTTACCATTTTGTTTTCAGGATATCTGGTACTTTTTCATGTGACGTTAATCTGCTAAAATATCCGTTGGATAATCAAATTTGTCCGTTGATAATAGAAAGCTGTAAGTATTGTGTAACTGTTTAATTCCAAATGCAATGTTTTACCATAAAATGAATTCATAATGAAGAAGAAAAGAATATAAGGTTAAATTGTTCAGAATTATGTCCTTTGTTTAGTTATCGAAAAGACATTCATacaacatctctttattttatttCGACAATGATACATCTCAATACCTACTAGCTAGACTTATAATAGGCGGAAAGACATCAACGAATGtagattaaattttaaattgccaaagttataattatgattttaataataaatagatTAGATTACTCAAATTCGGAATAAAAGAACAACAACCTAAAGGATGTCAATTATGCGGAaatggcattatatatatatatatattcattctcagaattttgcaataatattaagtttttaactaattgaaaaaagaaaattagtACTTCGAACAAATAGGCATATTTGCATGGTACGAAGTGTGTTTGGAATAACAGCACAGTAACTACCATCAGTGCTGATAATGGTTGTCCTCATGTCTGTTATAGGtcaatttttctttaaacaaatcTGATAGGTGTAATTTGACATACCATTCTACTATTAAATGATGTTATCACATACTGCaattagatatgaaaataaagagCAAATTAGTGATGAAAATGGTAAATTTAAAGCGGTAATTATGCAATGTAGAGAACAATCACATTTAAACTAAGATGTAAATGAACACACACGTATTGTATTAAAACTATACTTAAAATATACAAAGTGTAAAGAGATATAGGCATACAACTTGCCATTCTTGTAAGCCGAGGTGTCAAATTATAGTACTAAAGTCTGTAATATGGTCGCAGGTTTAAAATCATAGCACTTAATCTAAACTGCATGCAAAACTTTCAaaccattttgttttaattaaaaagaaGCATACAAACGAGTTGATTTTCAGCTCTACTGTCCTCAAGGGCCAAGtgggcttttctcattacttggcgtccgtcgtctgtcgtcgttgtCGTCCTTTAACACAAATcatctcctctaaaactactgtgccaaattaaaccaaacttggccttaatcatctttgaggtatctTGTCTAAAAACGTATCCGATGACCCCACCTatcaaccaagatgaccgccattgCTAAAGAAAAATAGAAcaagggggtaaaatgcagtttttgcctAATATCTCTGAAaataaagcattaagagcaaatctgacaggaataaTGATGtacatcaggtcaagatctatctgccctgaaatttccagaCGTATCAGAAAACCCCGTGTACTAGGATCATGCCcatgaatttgtaattttagggaaattttgctgtttttgttttttaatttgaatattataatagatagagataaactgtgaacaacCCAATTGTTCAGCAAGATttacaaattagtcaacatgaccaaaattttcaGTTGACCCTGCCCTTTTTGtcaatttacaatttttcatttttttttatactctttacaaaaatattctcctccaTCTGAAACTCTTGGGCCAAATTAATAGAGAATTTTGTCAAGAATTATATTCTTGTCTGAAATGTATGTCCTTTGTTTATAATGCacttagaccaaggtgagcaacacacaCTCTTGAAAACCTCTAGTTTAATGATAAACAACACCAAAAAAAGACTGACACACATAAGAAGGGAAAATACCATTGGAAGTAAATTCTAGTTGCGTAGCATATATTGGTTTCTCTTTAAATGTCCTCACTTGAATTTTCCGCAAAATGTACACCCTATAACCGGTTATCAGTACGGCAGGTGCAATAGGTAAACACGAATGCAAATTGAAGTTAATTACcttgtaaaaaaaaccatcttgtATTGAAATGGCCCGCAAAAGAGACATATGTCTGCTGTACATGATAGCGAAAAGAATTGTTTAAGAATGCAACCGGTTACAAAGTTCCTATTCTATCTACTGTACCGATAGCCGGTTTTATGGTGTTGTTtcgtttttgtatttgtttttagatGGTTACACGTCCGAGACACTGGTACTACAATGGTATAAAGAAGCAGTAGAAAAGAAAGAAGATATCATTTTATCACAGTTCAGCCTTGATTGTATAGACACCTTCAAATGTGACAAACAGTATGCTGGAAGTATGTTGATGTaatctctctctctttctctctctttcTTTTCTTTCTCTTCCACTTGCTTAATTAAACAGCTGTTGTATCTTTTCTAAAGGATATATGCATTTACATATAACATAACAATGCAGTTTATAAAAGAGAGTAAAAACTAAATATGCAATTGTAATTGAGATCAATTTACAACCAAACCTGTCCAAACCTGTACATGCAGTGACAAGTTTTACTATGAAAACACTCAAGAACTCCTTAACTAATTAATAACTAGCTTTGAATATGTATAAATAACGTTTCGTCGTAATTTTCCTATacaattttaacataaataagaatcttattgaatttttttttcagtgaatTTCTCATGTGTACAAATGAACATTAAATTGGATCGTTTGTACGACTACTATCTACTACAGATATACGTACCAAGCATTCTTATTGTAATACTATCATGGGTATCATTCTGGATAAGTGTTGATGCTACGCCTGCAAGGATATCCCTTGGATTACTCACGGTTCTAGCTATGACAACACAAAGTTCAGGTTTACCCAAAGTTTCGTATTTCAAAGCAATTGACGTGTGGATGGTGTCATGCCTGTGCTTTGTGTTTGCAGCATTGATAGAATTTGCATATGTTAATGTGTTATCACGAGTAGAACAAAGGAGACTATCTCATGTAGTTGATGCAACTAATAACAAAACTGAATATTTAAGACGAAGTCTTCCAGAAAAGGTAATAAAGTCTTGTCTAATGAATATAAAGTTTCACGTGCACAACCTATACagtaatacatatttatataaatgtaaaagatGCGGTAAAGTTAGGAGCATTAATATTATAATACATATAAGTTACGAAATATAAGGAAAAGACCAACTTAAAAAAGGCAGGAACTTTCAAAAGATTCACTAGAATATTACCTTCATTACATTTTTTGTCaagtaaatatatttgaaaattatattgtcatgtattttttgtttcataatacaaaacaaaatagtctCGGTTTGCACTTCGTACGTTAAAGtcgttttttttctataataatacTCGTTGCAAATACAGGTATATCTTGATAGTAAAATTATGTATCAGACAAAAAACTGTGCTCAATACAACGTATTACCATGATAATAACCGTCAattgatcatatttatatttttagatggGAAATCAGACTTCATCGAGAATCAACTTATTTTTTCGAAATATGGCCAGCAGAGAAAAAGCTCGGAACGTTGACAAAATATCAAGAGTTATCTTTCCTAtgctatttttgttatttaatgttatcTACTGGACTGTATATATATTTGACTGAAATCATATTCACATCATCATTCATGTAACCATTGAACATTCAAATGCGTTTGATTATCATGCAATTCGTTCGTTttcttatatctttatttttttaagtgtgtctctgtttttttgtattaataaaattatgtctaCAATGTAACTATTATCATGTATTTATCTGAAAGACATTGTGTATATATACGGAGTCCTGTTggggacatttaaagaaaaagatataTAGCGCGCACAATATAGATCATGTGAACATGGAAATgtctatttttcaaatttttattttcatctaaGACTTATTAAATACTTTGCCTTTTTGGTCTTTATCTTTTATGCGTTCATGTGattctgtgttacatatttgtttttcgttcatttttcgtACATTGATTAAGCCGCTATTTGtcttgtttggattgttttacatttgtgatttgtTGGCCTTTTTAAGCAGACTATTAGCTTTGTTCCTTGTTAAAGGTTGTACGGTCAAGCTATctatttctgtgtaatttggtctcttgtggaggattatctcattggtaatcataacACGTTTTCTCATTTGGAATAACTTTGTTTTTAATTCGATATGAGTACATGTATCCTATGATCTGTTTGTATTCATGCAATTGTAAGGTTCTTTGtacatataataattttattgCTTAAGctttgaaaaatgttgatatcttAATGCAGGTAATAATGATTTAagaaacatgtacaaatgtatcatgCCTACTTAAACCGTTGTcctatatttatattgcaatactCAGAGTGTTTGCCAGCACTCATCCTCGACAAAACATTGAAGATTGTGTAACATCATATTTCAAAACTACTGAGAATCAGTTTAAAAGTGGTCGGTTCATCAGATAAGTATGAAGCACAAAACCGAACTTAACTAATTGACAAACATACGATCTAAGACCTGAAAGCCAAATTTCGACTGAGAAAGGGACTATATTGAAAAATTTCTGTATCAGATCAAAATACGGGTTGACTCAAGGAAAGAACATGAAACGTAAATAAGCATTTCACGAAaaacactcataccacatatttttgtttatattgtttgaaTCCTTTTATCTAGCTTTTTTTGTACCAAATATGTTAACTGTCGGGTAATTGGAAAAGTAAACGTTTTTAATCAGAATGTTTCCTTAGAATTAGATGTTTTGGGAGTGTACTGTAGAGAATACAAAGTCATTACTTTCAACAAAGTAAAGGGACCGTTAAAATAAGAGGCATCAGTAGTTTACCGATGCTTAGTTCTAATAAACTCTTTCTTCATTTTGCGTCTCAAAATAAAGAAAGTAATGTCGGTGAATCAGATAAACTCCAAAGTTAATGATACCAGCGATGCATATGTCATTCGTCATCCTACTTCACCCTCTGTAAAAAGCACCAATCGTAAGAAAAAAACTTCCATAGAGATTTTTTCATGGTTAATATCATTATGTTTATAAGCATGCTTTATTACAAAAGCATAAGATAAGTTCTAACGTAGTTCTCATAAAATAATTGAACTGAAAAGCATGTTTCAGAACACTAACTGGAAGGCTAGCAAATTATGACGCAGGTTAGGTCACCACATCGTAGGTGAGAGCATGCAATGTTCAGAGACAGTAATTGTCTAATAGTTGAGCATATGACTTTTACGATGAATTGATAACTTCATACATAACTTTCCATTTGTTTTTACATAACACTACATCAATCTGAACAGCGTTGACGGTACATATAAACAGAAAGTCCGTCTATATATCATCAAGTATCGTTGACAATATCTACAGATATGACATTATTTGTTGGTATATTTTATCTTTGATAAACATATGAATCTTATCATGCAAAATAAGAAACCATTGACTTAAACAATACGTTGTATCTGTGCATGTGTAAAGATACACCAGGTACAGTTACGTCTTTTACGGCAAAAGAGATgttttcagcttcccaattgtgaactttccattttcatttagcaacattcaagcagcgcctGCAGACGGAgtttatatctcccaattgaaacgatattccagggcttgtacttcttatcatgattttcttgatataaGGTAGCTGCTTTCTAGGAAGCTATTcaact contains:
- the LOC139486944 gene encoding glycine receptor subunit alpha-2-like → MEHVSYNGKKSYKRAHLMSIMLFITFWAFCSLVPLLAVNNTHRDLILKTMFDNYNPAIPPNYNDDEPLIVDIQVYILSIDSMSDLSKDFAMSIFLRQRWTDKRLKYDRIEGVPALQLNTKSINGVWVPDLFILNEKRATIHNVVVPNKLLHIQPDGSILYSIRISGTFSCDVNLLKYPLDNQICPLIIESYGYTSETLVLQWYKEAVEKKEDIILSQFSLDCIDTFKCDKQYAGMNFSCVQMNIKLDRLYDYYLLQIYVPSILIVILSWVSFWISVDATPARISLGLLTVLAMTTQSSGLPKVSYFKAIDVWMVSCLCFVFAALIEFAYVNVLSRVEQRRLSHVVDATNNKTEYLRRSLPEKMGNQTSSRINLFFRNMASREKARNVDKISRVIFPMLFLLFNVIYWTVYIFD